A genomic window from Triticum urartu cultivar G1812 chromosome 7, Tu2.1, whole genome shotgun sequence includes:
- the LOC125525816 gene encoding non-specific lipid-transfer protein 4.1-like: MSRSSSFAKASSLTVLLLLALALQQLEADMSMSCSGMLSDLSPCLGFLQGEEDYPSADCCDGASSLVAAAATTADRQEACECLKSAAGEGSAEATAARDLPADCGLSLPFTISPDVDCSQID, translated from the exons ATGAGCAGGAGCTCGAGCTTTGCGAAGGCCAGCAGCCTCACCGTCCTCCTCCTGCTGGCTCTCGCCCTCCAGCAGCTTGAGGCAGACATGTCAATGTCGTGCTCCGGCATGCTCTCCGACCTGTCTCCGTGCCTCGGGTTCCTGCAGGGCGAGGAGGACTACCCCTCGGCCGACTGCTGCGACGGCGCGTCAAGCCTCGTGGCGGCCGCGGCCACCACGGCCGACCGGCAGGAGGCGTGCGAGTGCCTCAAGTCAGCCGCGGGAGAGGGCAGCGCCGAGGCGACTGCGGCGCGGGACTTGCCGGCCGACTGCGGCCTCTCCCTGCCGTTCACCATCTCCCCCGACGTCGACTGTTCCCA GATTGACTGA